Proteins found in one Litorihabitans aurantiacus genomic segment:
- a CDS encoding heat shock protein transcriptional repressor HspR, which produces MADRSYDAPVLTVSAAAELAGMHAQTLRQYDRLGLVVPHRTAGRGRRYSLRDVAALREVQRLSLEGVNLEGISRILALQRENAALLAALEGLRSVIDPGSRVFAASTTGDVESVPRGRRARTRPTAEAGSGVVRTSGALVLWRPGR; this is translated from the coding sequence ATGGCCGACAGGTCCTACGACGCCCCGGTCCTCACCGTGTCCGCCGCGGCCGAGCTCGCCGGGATGCACGCGCAGACGCTGCGCCAGTACGACCGCCTCGGCCTCGTGGTACCGCACCGCACCGCGGGGCGCGGCCGTCGTTATTCGCTGCGCGACGTCGCAGCGCTGCGCGAGGTCCAGCGGCTCTCACTCGAGGGGGTCAACCTCGAGGGCATCAGCCGCATCCTGGCGCTGCAGCGCGAGAACGCGGCGCTGCTCGCGGCGCTCGAGGGCCTCCGGTCGGTCATCGACCCCGGCTCGCGCGTCTTCGCCGCGAGCACCACGGGCGACGTCGAGTCCGTCCCCCGCGGTCGCCGCGCCCGCACGCGCCCGACGGCGGAGGCCGGCTCCGGCGTCGTGCGCACCTCGGGCGCGCTCGTGCTCTGGCGGCCCGGGCGCTGA
- a CDS encoding nucleotide exchange factor GrpE, which produces MSGASYEEQPEPVIRDKRRMDPETYERRDAADGGADQSTAPPSGAAGEGDAEGAAAPAEDARAAEVLDLQDQLARAKADAYNAEQRHNAFVKRSREQEAAARERGAADVVEAVVPVLDDIALARQHGDLTGPFLAVAEKLEQVLSSRFGVERFGEVGDEFDPAHHEALMHATSAEATATTITMVAQPGYRRGTAVIRPARVGVTGPE; this is translated from the coding sequence GTGAGCGGCGCCTCGTACGAGGAGCAGCCGGAGCCCGTGATCCGCGACAAGCGGCGCATGGATCCGGAGACGTACGAGCGCCGTGACGCGGCCGACGGCGGGGCGGACCAGAGCACCGCCCCGCCGTCGGGTGCCGCGGGTGAGGGCGACGCCGAGGGCGCGGCCGCTCCCGCGGAGGACGCCCGGGCCGCCGAGGTGCTGGACCTGCAGGACCAGCTCGCCCGCGCCAAGGCCGACGCCTACAACGCCGAGCAGCGCCACAACGCGTTCGTGAAGCGGTCGCGCGAGCAGGAGGCGGCGGCGCGCGAGCGCGGGGCGGCCGACGTCGTCGAGGCGGTCGTGCCGGTGCTCGACGACATCGCGCTGGCCCGCCAGCACGGTGACCTCACGGGACCGTTCCTCGCGGTGGCCGAGAAGCTCGAGCAGGTGCTGAGCTCGCGGTTCGGCGTCGAGCGGTTCGGCGAGGTGGGCGACGAGTTCGACCCCGCCCACCACGAGGCGCTCATGCACGCCACGTCGGCCGAGGCCACGGCGACCACGATCACGATGGTGGCCCAGCCCGGCTACCGTCGCGGCACGGCCGTGATCCGCCCGGCGCGCGTGGGCGTCACCGGCCCCGAGTGA
- a CDS encoding DnaJ C-terminal domain-containing protein, translated as MSGQDWLEKDFYAMLGVPKDADDAAVKKAYRKLARTHHPDQNPGDAKAEARFKEIGEAYAVLSDPEQRKQYDGLRAMAGGGPRFTAGAGGAGGGASFEDLFGGVFGGGQGAPGGAPGGGRFGGAGAGSFEDILSGMFGGGAPGAGGPGGRRRAGFGGPEQGADLNATLTLPFRLAVEGGEMPVSVEGRSTTVRIPAGVRDGQKIRLRGKGRPGQHGGAPGDLMVAVTVSPHPVFSIDGANLALTVPVTFAEAALGATITVPTFDGGSVRVRVPEGSPSGKRLRVRGKGVRSSKGDGDLIVTIQVAVPERLSDAARAAVEAFAEATADADPRSGLAGSAAH; from the coding sequence GTGAGCGGCCAGGACTGGTTGGAGAAGGACTTCTACGCCATGCTCGGCGTGCCCAAGGACGCCGACGACGCCGCTGTCAAGAAGGCCTACCGCAAGCTGGCCCGGACCCACCACCCGGACCAGAACCCCGGCGACGCGAAGGCGGAGGCGCGGTTCAAGGAGATCGGCGAGGCGTACGCCGTCCTGTCGGACCCCGAGCAGCGCAAGCAGTACGACGGCCTGCGCGCCATGGCCGGCGGCGGTCCCCGCTTCACCGCGGGGGCCGGCGGCGCCGGGGGCGGTGCGAGCTTCGAGGACCTGTTCGGCGGGGTGTTCGGCGGCGGCCAGGGGGCGCCGGGCGGTGCGCCCGGCGGCGGCCGCTTCGGCGGCGCCGGTGCCGGCAGCTTCGAGGACATCCTCTCGGGGATGTTCGGCGGGGGTGCGCCCGGGGCCGGCGGCCCCGGCGGCCGGCGTCGCGCCGGTTTCGGCGGACCGGAGCAGGGCGCCGACCTGAACGCCACGCTCACGCTGCCGTTCCGGCTCGCGGTCGAGGGCGGCGAGATGCCGGTCTCGGTCGAGGGCAGGTCGACGACGGTCCGCATCCCCGCCGGGGTGCGTGACGGTCAGAAGATCCGCCTGCGCGGCAAGGGCCGCCCGGGTCAGCACGGCGGCGCGCCGGGCGACCTCATGGTCGCCGTGACCGTCTCGCCCCACCCGGTCTTCTCGATCGACGGCGCGAACCTCGCCCTGACCGTGCCCGTCACCTTCGCGGAGGCGGCGCTCGGTGCGACCATCACGGTGCCGACGTTCGACGGCGGATCGGTGCGCGTGCGAGTGCCGGAGGGCTCGCCGTCGGGCAAGCGCCTGCGGGTGCGCGGCAAGGGCGTCCGCAGCAGCAAGGGCGACGGCGACCTCATCGTCACCATCCAGGTCGCCGTCCCCGAGCGGCTCAGCGACGCGGCGCGCGCCGCCGTCGAGGCGTTCGCCGAGGCGACGGCGGACGCCGACCCGCGCTCGGGACTGGCCGGCTCGGCCGCGCACTAG